A genomic segment from Danio aesculapii chromosome 17, fDanAes4.1, whole genome shotgun sequence encodes:
- the reep1 gene encoding receptor expression-enhancing protein 1, producing the protein MVSWIISRLVVLIFGTLYPAYSSYKAVKSKDVREYVKWMMYWIIFALFTTVEVITDIFLCWLPFYYELKIAFVVWLLSPYTKGSSVLYRKFVHPTLSSKEKDIDEYLCQAKDKSYDTLMHFGRKGLNVAATAAVMAATKGQGVLSERLRSFSMQDLSSFQAEGQTNSTSSVTTQPAAAQHRTRTMMRSKSETGYSKGHDFDMTEYELLNLEQSKEPPIPPTPTPVLTPSQPNLPQTEHVTPLSYPAESQDQTSPPTVVSEEPQEKEDFISSSPQFRFKRRAPEPPPRPLRPFTRSRSKNAHSSDTEAM; encoded by the exons ATGGTCTCCTGGATTATTTCTAGGCTTGTGGT GCTGATATTTGGTACCCTTTACCCAGCATACTCCTCATACAAAGCTGTTAAATCGAAAGATGTGAGAGAATAT GTAAAATGGATGATGTACTGGATAATATTTGCACTTTTTACAACAGTGGAGGTGATTACTGATATCTTTTTGTGCTG GCTCCCATTCTACTATGAGCTCAAAATCGCCTTTGTGGTTTGGTTACTTTCCCCGTACACAAAGGGATCCAGTGTGCTGTATAGAAAATTTGTCCACCCCACACTGTCCTCCAAGGAGAAG GACATTGATGAATATCTTTGCCAAGCAAAAGATAAAAGCTACGACACCCTGATGCATTTTGGAAGGAAAGGCCTGAATGTGGCGGCAACAGCTGCAGTAATGGCTGCCACTAAG GGCCAGGGCGTTCTGTCCGAGCGGCTCCGCAGTTTCAGCATGCAGGATCTGTCATCATTCCAGGCTGAGGGCCAGACAAACAGCACTAGCTCTGTAACCACTCAACCTGCAGCCGCACAGCACAGAACACGAACCATGATGCGCAGCAAATCAGAGACTGGTTACAGCAAAG GCCATGACTTTGACATGACTGAATATGAGCTGTTGAACTTGGAGCAATCTAAGGAGCCTCCCATCCCGCCAACCCCCACACCCGTCCTGACACCATCACAGCCCAATTTGCCTCAAACTGAGCATGTGACTCCACTATCCTACCCTGCCGAGTCCCAGGATCAAACCTCACCGCCAACCGTAGTCTCAGAGGAGCCTCAGGAGAAGGAGGACTTTATCTCATCTTCACCGCAGTTCAGATTTAAGAGACGCGCCCCTGAG CCTCCTCCTAGACCTCTAAGACCTTTCACACGATCCAGATCCAAGAACGCCCACTCTTCAGACACTGAAGCCATGTGA